A genomic stretch from Candidatus Methanomethylicota archaeon includes:
- a CDS encoding retroviral-like aspartic protease family protein has protein sequence MGIVRAKVVLRGSKGSREGAALVDTGAAMTVVDRDVADAVGVMYTGKRRTLMSATGHRLEGEVAIVRELSIEEEVLDYEKVLAVRLSEEVKKALRKLDVDDSIIIGITTIELAGFIPDTNTGKLRKIETFLF, from the coding sequence TTGGGCATTGTTAGGGCCAAGGTCGTATTGAGGGGTTCCAAAGGCTCTAGAGAAGGTGCTGCGTTAGTGGACACAGGTGCCGCCATGACCGTTGTAGATAGGGATGTTGCCGATGCTGTTGGTGTCATGTATACTGGCAAGAGAAGGACGTTGATGAGTGCTACTGGGCATAGGCTTGAGGGGGAGGTAGCAATAGTTAGGGAGCTGAGCATCGAGGAGGAGGTATTAGATTATGAAAAGGTTCTTGCCGTAAGACTTAGTGAGGAAGTTAAAAAGGCTTTAAGAAAACTCGACGTTGACGATTCCATAATCATAGGAATTACAACGATAGAACTTGCAGGATTCATCCCAGATACGAACACAGGTAAACTGAGAAAAATCGAGACTTTCCTCTTCTAA
- a CDS encoding nucleotide sugar dehydrogenase — protein sequence MIRTSPVNAELIKYANNSFLAMKVSFINMIANLCQKIPGADVEVIARGIGLDKRIGPLFLKAGAGWGGSCFRKDLEALLDFAIKNCVELPLVEATLKVNRGQPYRVVELARELIGDFRGRRISVLGLAFKPGTDDVRNAVSIRIVRRLVEEGAKVVVYDPKAMDNAKKIFGEDVEYASSVEECLKNSECAIIVTEWDEFKNIKPEDFIRFMKIPAVVDGRRIYDPEVYSRKLKFKAVGLSF from the coding sequence ATTATTAGGACCAGCCCCGTTAATGCTGAGTTGATTAAGTATGCTAATAACTCGTTTTTGGCTATGAAGGTTAGCTTCATAAATATGATTGCAAACCTATGCCAAAAAATTCCGGGAGCAGATGTTGAGGTTATTGCTAGGGGAATCGGGCTTGACAAGAGGATTGGCCCACTATTCCTTAAGGCTGGTGCAGGCTGGGGTGGAAGCTGCTTTAGGAAGGATCTTGAAGCTCTACTGGATTTTGCCATTAAGAATTGTGTGGAGCTACCGCTTGTAGAGGCTACGTTGAAGGTTAATAGGGGTCAGCCGTATAGGGTTGTTGAGTTGGCTAGGGAGCTTATTGGAGATTTTCGTGGGAGGAGGATATCTGTTTTGGGATTGGCATTTAAACCTGGAACTGATGATGTGAGGAATGCAGTATCCATAAGGATTGTTAGGAGGCTTGTTGAGGAGGGGGCTAAAGTTGTTGTCTATGATCCGAAGGCCATGGATAATGCTAAAAAGATTTTTGGTGAAGACGTAGAGTATGCTAGTAGTGTTGAGGAGTGCTTGAAGAATTCAGAATGCGCAATAATTGTAACTGAGTGGGATGAATTCAAAAATATTAAACCAGAAGACTTCATAAGATTTATGAAGATTCCAGCAGTTGTGGATGGTAGGAGAATATATGATCCAGAAGTATACTCTAGGAAGCTGAAATTTAAAGCGGTGGGGTTGAGTTTTTGA